A single region of the Agromyces sp. Leaf222 genome encodes:
- a CDS encoding phage holin family protein, whose amino-acid sequence MPVPTNDDRSLFQLIGELPDTVSTLIRAEIDQVKAEISYKLKHFGIGAGLVAGAGVVGIFLLFTLITAAIFAFALVMPPWAAALTVGGILLLIIAVLLWIAYVNFKRGSAPLESVESLKADLDALKGTGDYDRR is encoded by the coding sequence ATGCCCGTACCCACGAACGACGATCGGTCGCTGTTCCAACTGATCGGCGAGCTGCCAGACACGGTCTCCACGCTGATCCGCGCCGAGATCGACCAGGTCAAGGCCGAGATCTCCTACAAGCTCAAGCACTTCGGCATCGGCGCCGGGCTCGTCGCCGGGGCCGGCGTGGTCGGCATCTTCCTGCTGTTCACCCTCATCACGGCCGCGATCTTCGCGTTCGCCCTGGTGATGCCCCCGTGGGCGGCCGCGCTCACCGTCGGCGGCATCCTGCTGCTCATCATCGCGGTGCTCCTCTGGATCGCGTATGTCAACTTCAAGCGCGGCAGCGCACCGCTCGAGTCCGTCGAGAGCCTCAAGGCCGATCTCGACGCGCTGAAGGGAACGGGTGACTATGACCGCCGTTGA
- a CDS encoding GntR family transcriptional regulator, translated as MSRADAAAEAARNATAVDRVADAVRDEILSGRLAAGEPLREEAAAARHAVSRHTVRAAFQRLASERLAVALPYRGVRVAAFGRDEILALQQLRSALEAEAIRIARERYGTAWPDEVLRPALDALGRLAASADWLDAERVHLELHTALVAASESPRIIEAHAALGSEMLLLLLHVRPHYTLESLVAEHRALVDEVQARGPDAIREHLEHSTALLVGPQPVNP; from the coding sequence ATGAGCCGAGCGGATGCCGCGGCCGAAGCCGCGCGCAACGCGACCGCCGTCGACCGCGTGGCCGACGCGGTGCGCGACGAGATCCTGAGCGGCCGTCTCGCGGCGGGCGAACCGCTCCGCGAGGAGGCGGCCGCGGCCCGCCACGCCGTCTCGCGGCACACCGTGCGCGCGGCGTTCCAGCGGCTTGCGAGCGAGCGCCTCGCCGTCGCGCTGCCGTATCGCGGGGTGCGGGTCGCGGCGTTCGGCCGTGACGAGATCCTCGCCCTGCAGCAGTTGCGTTCGGCGCTCGAGGCCGAGGCCATCCGCATCGCGCGCGAGCGATACGGCACGGCCTGGCCCGACGAGGTGCTGCGACCCGCGCTCGACGCGCTCGGGCGGCTCGCGGCATCCGCCGACTGGCTCGACGCCGAGCGCGTGCACCTCGAGCTGCACACGGCGCTCGTCGCGGCATCCGAAAGCCCTCGCATCATCGAGGCGCACGCCGCGCTCGGCAGCGAGATGCTGCTCTTACTGCTGCACGTGCGCCCGCACTACACGCTCGAGTCGCTGGTGGCCGAGCACCGGGCACTCGTCGACGAGGTGCAGGCGCGGGGGCCCGACGCGATCCGCGAGCACCTCGAGCACTCGACCGCGCTACTGGTGGGCCCGCAGCCGGTCAACCCGTAG
- the hemQ gene encoding hydrogen peroxide-dependent heme synthase produces the protein MSSPAAEAAADALQTESDAEQSPVGYTVFAVLRRDPARPDDLDGHDVPRFVTELDGMIAVVEEEGVTVRGIYDVSGLRADADVMLWLHGDTAEGLQWALRELRRSRLLRALLPTWNAMGVHRDAEFNKAHVPGFLRGIEPKDWLTIYPFVRSYEWYLLDPAERGRMLAEHGRKGASFRGVVANTVSAFALGDYEWLLPMEADELTDLVDMMRDLRATDARRHVRDELPFYTGRRISTAELVEVLQ, from the coding sequence ATGTCATCCCCCGCTGCCGAAGCGGCAGCCGACGCGCTCCAGACCGAATCCGACGCCGAGCAGTCTCCTGTGGGTTACACGGTGTTCGCAGTGCTCCGCCGCGATCCCGCACGCCCAGACGACCTCGACGGCCACGATGTTCCACGTTTCGTCACGGAACTCGACGGCATGATCGCCGTCGTCGAGGAGGAGGGCGTGACCGTTCGCGGCATCTACGACGTCTCCGGACTCCGCGCCGACGCCGACGTGATGCTGTGGCTGCACGGCGACACCGCCGAGGGCCTGCAGTGGGCGCTGCGCGAGCTGCGCCGCTCCCGCCTGCTCCGTGCGCTGCTGCCGACGTGGAACGCCATGGGCGTGCACCGCGACGCCGAGTTCAACAAGGCGCACGTGCCCGGGTTCCTCCGCGGCATCGAGCCGAAGGACTGGCTCACGATCTACCCGTTCGTGCGCAGCTACGAGTGGTACCTGCTCGACCCGGCCGAGCGCGGGCGCATGCTCGCCGAGCACGGGCGCAAGGGCGCCTCGTTCCGCGGCGTGGTGGCGAACACCGTCTCGGCGTTCGCCCTCGGCGACTACGAGTGGCTGCTGCCCATGGAGGCCGACGAGCTCACCGACCTCGTCGACATGATGCGCGACCTGCGCGCGACCGACGCCCGCCGCCATGTGCGCGACGAGCTGCCCTTCTACACGGGCCGTCGCATCTCGACCGCCGAGCTCGTGGAGGTGCTGCAGTAA
- a CDS encoding ferrochelatase has translation MAAVNLGSTGADAAGTTPRGRKPAPAASAPCAAGAIVPGATPAAQGGAEHVTEPVAYDAILLAGFGGPEGQDDVIPFLRNVTSGRGIPDERLEEVAHHYRHFDGISPINEQNRVLKAALEVELASRGIDLPVLWGNRNWDPYLNDALDEAKAAGHTKLIAIATSAYSSYSSCRQYREDFADALDDTDLGDVIQIDKVRQFFDHPGFVTPFIDGVRDGIAGLVAANPGLNPVTDIEVLFATHSIPSTDAAKSGPAERGFGEGGAYAAQHRAVAEVVMRDAGAGDVPWQLVYQSRSGPPSMPWLEPDINDAIAELPAAGRKAIVIVPLGFVSDHMEVLWDLDNEALETAGEHGLEAVRVPTPGTHPAYVAGLVDLVLERVNGTPVAERPAVTELGPWYDVCRPGCCENVRLGFRPALAGIAP, from the coding sequence ATGGCGGCCGTCAACCTCGGTTCGACCGGTGCGGATGCCGCGGGCACGACGCCTCGTGGCCGCAAGCCGGCCCCCGCGGCATCCGCTCCGTGCGCTGCCGGCGCGATCGTGCCCGGCGCGACCCCCGCCGCCCAGGGCGGCGCCGAGCACGTGACCGAGCCGGTCGCGTACGACGCGATCCTGCTCGCCGGCTTCGGCGGGCCAGAGGGCCAGGACGACGTGATCCCGTTCCTCCGCAACGTCACGAGCGGGCGCGGCATCCCCGACGAACGACTCGAGGAGGTGGCGCACCACTACCGCCACTTCGACGGCATCAGCCCCATCAACGAGCAGAACCGCGTGCTGAAGGCCGCGCTCGAGGTCGAGCTCGCGAGCCGCGGCATCGACCTGCCCGTGCTGTGGGGCAACCGCAACTGGGACCCGTACCTCAACGACGCGCTCGACGAGGCGAAGGCCGCAGGCCACACGAAGCTCATCGCGATCGCGACGAGCGCGTACAGCTCGTACTCGAGCTGCCGGCAGTACCGCGAGGACTTCGCCGACGCGCTCGACGACACGGACCTCGGCGACGTGATCCAGATCGACAAGGTGCGCCAGTTCTTCGACCACCCCGGCTTCGTGACGCCGTTCATCGACGGCGTGCGCGATGGCATCGCGGGGCTCGTGGCGGCGAACCCGGGCCTGAACCCGGTCACCGACATCGAGGTGCTCTTCGCGACGCACTCCATCCCGTCGACGGATGCCGCGAAGTCCGGCCCCGCCGAGCGAGGGTTCGGCGAGGGCGGCGCGTACGCCGCACAGCACCGCGCCGTGGCCGAGGTCGTCATGCGCGACGCCGGCGCGGGCGACGTGCCGTGGCAGCTCGTCTACCAGTCCCGTTCTGGCCCGCCCTCGATGCCGTGGCTCGAGCCCGACATCAACGATGCGATCGCCGAACTGCCGGCCGCCGGCCGCAAGGCGATCGTGATCGTGCCGCTCGGCTTCGTCAGCGACCACATGGAGGTGCTCTGGGACCTCGACAACGAGGCGCTCGAGACCGCCGGCGAGCACGGGCTCGAGGCCGTTCGCGTGCCGACGCCCGGCACGCACCCCGCGTACGTCGCCGGCCTGGTCGACCTCGTGCTCGAGCGCGTCAACGGCACCCCGGTCGCCGAGCGCCCCGCCGTCACCGAGCTCGGCCCCTGGTACGACGTGTGCCGCCCCGGTTGCTGCGAGAACGTGCGCCTCGGGTTCCGCCCGGCGCTTGCAGGGATCGCGCCGTGA
- the hemC gene encoding hydroxymethylbilane synthase — protein MSGGAGGSGRAGSGGVIRVGTRASALAMAQTQQIAERLGAAAKAEIELVPVTTEGDVSRASLASLGGTGVFVTALRDALLAGRCDVVVHSMKDLPTADHEGLRLGAVPKRADARDALCARDGLSLEELPQGARVGTGSPRRIAQLLAVRPDLEVLDIRGNVDTRLGKVESGELDAVLLAAAGLARLGRSDAATELLSLDSWPTAAAQGALAIEVRRERGDRALEQALEAVDHRSTRAMALAERLVLAGLEAGCAAPVGVTAFLEDELLFLSASVYSADGARRITSSHAATPESRSAADLAEAARDVADRAVAELLGNGAAELAAAAPEES, from the coding sequence GTGAGCGGCGGTGCGGGCGGCAGCGGTCGCGCCGGGTCCGGCGGCGTGATCCGCGTCGGCACGAGGGCGAGCGCGCTCGCGATGGCGCAGACGCAGCAGATCGCCGAGCGACTCGGCGCTGCGGCCAAGGCCGAGATCGAGCTCGTGCCCGTCACGACCGAGGGCGACGTCTCCCGCGCCTCGCTCGCCTCGCTCGGCGGCACCGGCGTCTTCGTCACTGCACTCCGCGACGCGCTGCTCGCCGGCCGCTGCGACGTCGTGGTGCACTCCATGAAGGACCTCCCGACGGCCGACCACGAGGGTCTCCGCCTCGGCGCGGTGCCGAAGCGCGCGGATGCCCGCGACGCGCTCTGCGCCCGCGACGGCCTCTCGCTCGAGGAGCTGCCCCAAGGCGCCCGCGTCGGCACTGGTTCGCCGCGCCGCATCGCCCAGCTGCTCGCCGTGCGCCCCGACCTCGAGGTGCTCGACATCCGCGGCAACGTCGACACGCGCCTCGGCAAGGTCGAGTCCGGCGAACTCGACGCCGTGCTGCTCGCCGCCGCCGGACTCGCCCGCCTCGGGCGATCGGATGCCGCGACCGAGCTGCTCTCGCTCGATTCGTGGCCCACCGCCGCCGCGCAGGGAGCCCTCGCGATCGAGGTGCGTCGCGAACGCGGCGACCGTGCCCTCGAGCAGGCGCTCGAGGCCGTCGACCACCGATCCACCCGCGCCATGGCGCTCGCCGAACGCCTCGTGCTGGCCGGACTCGAGGCCGGATGCGCGGCCCCGGTCGGCGTCACCGCGTTCCTCGAGGACGAACTTCTGTTCCTCAGCGCGAGCGTGTACAGTGCCGACGGGGCCCGGCGCATCACCAGTTCGCATGCCGCGACCCCTGAGAGCCGCTCGGCTGCCGATCTGGCGGAGGCGGCTCGCGATGTCGCCGATCGCGCCGTCGCAGAACTCCTCGGCAACGGTGCCGCTGAATTGGCTGCTGCTGCTCCGGAGGAATCGTGA
- a CDS encoding uroporphyrinogen-III synthase, which yields MTEFEPVTGVIGLPSRSGKPLAGWRVLVPRGGPWGDGVAGALRARGAAPIIAPLINFAPTDDQPALEAALAKLAAGGFDWLTITSATTVDVLSSYHAVIPETTRVAAVGETTAAALVAAGYHADIVPSEDNSAKGLLEEWEAATEGAQGLRVLALRSAIAKQVLSIGLAEAGHSVEAVVAYRTIGVPVAQKVIDDVRNGRVNAVLVTSGSVAEQVQQQLGPIPESILVAAIGPQTRRDAAELGLRVDVVAHERSAESLIEAVVDAATAHA from the coding sequence GTGACCGAATTCGAACCCGTCACCGGGGTCATCGGGCTGCCCTCCCGCTCCGGCAAGCCGCTCGCCGGCTGGCGCGTGCTCGTGCCGCGCGGCGGGCCGTGGGGCGACGGCGTCGCCGGCGCCCTCCGCGCCCGCGGAGCCGCGCCGATCATCGCCCCGCTCATCAACTTCGCGCCGACCGACGACCAGCCCGCACTCGAGGCGGCGCTCGCGAAGCTCGCCGCCGGCGGCTTCGACTGGCTCACCATCACGAGCGCCACCACGGTCGACGTGCTCTCGTCGTACCACGCCGTCATCCCGGAGACCACGAGGGTCGCCGCCGTCGGTGAGACGACCGCGGCCGCTCTCGTGGCCGCCGGATACCACGCCGACATCGTCCCGTCCGAAGACAACTCGGCCAAGGGCCTGCTCGAGGAGTGGGAGGCCGCGACCGAGGGCGCCCAGGGCCTCCGGGTGCTCGCGCTGCGCTCCGCGATCGCCAAGCAGGTGCTCTCGATCGGCCTCGCCGAGGCCGGCCACAGCGTCGAGGCGGTCGTCGCCTACCGCACCATCGGCGTGCCGGTCGCGCAGAAGGTCATCGACGACGTTCGCAACGGTCGGGTCAACGCGGTGCTCGTGACCTCCGGAAGTGTGGCCGAGCAGGTGCAGCAGCAGCTGGGCCCGATCCCCGAGTCGATCCTCGTCGCGGCCATCGGCCCGCAGACCCGGCGCGACGCGGCCGAGCTCGGACTCCGCGTCGACGTCGTCGCCCATGAGCGCAGCGCCGAGTCGCTCATCGAGGCGGTCGTCGACGCCGCGACGGCGCACGCCTGA
- a CDS encoding DUF1349 domain-containing protein gives MSSRRRLRASLATVALAALAITLTPFTAAPAATAAEPFPQFVYEGVITDKEQMIYNPTDEFIFPSIFHAGAYLDDPLGEWYLYLAPHDAPAGIMLMYADSLDGPWTEYEANPIIASDWAPYYDVSHVSSPDAIWNDEAGELFLYFHGENSVSRYATSSDGIHFDYGDVVVSNAMGGAGVTETSYARVFEHPDPGSGYRYGMFYMANFTDNHRRIKLAESVDGITWVVRPGTVVEPGTGDGGNVSGGNLWEWGGQLYVIYHNSTGNTMARTIDPTLTQVGPAQILHRSSGVGNDVGRVAAPEIVTEGDDTYLFYESGDRLGATIAYAKADPDAEPPVQPEPVSWPSDPADPVFEHCAAEGSDEFDGTALSDNWDRVVREGSARHAVADGALTIPAYSGGVAAASLAQQEIPAGPWQLTTKVHIDVSQRFQQAGLLLYASDTVYGKFDLGQATTGKTLEVVRYLNGNNRQDSAAPAVREADTVWLRLTSDGLSIQPSVSYDGAAFSDYGRSFSMTETAFTHVGPYAFRGTSGAEEIDATFEWFRWSPRPEAYAACVAAGAPAPGVLSSTSGWATGLRNGDFEVRLNLWWGTNADILRLYEDDALIATVPLESASPSAQSAAVPVTGRVDGTYSYRAELENAYGVTEVAPITIEVTDAAPARPVLRNVDWDADGDLTLEANLWWGTNASSWELLQDGTSVAIGTLTPSTPAAQRVEIPIEGLEPGTHTFEIVFSNPGGSTTSKPVTVTVKG, from the coding sequence ATGTCATCCCGTCGGCGCCTCCGCGCCTCGCTCGCCACCGTCGCCCTCGCGGCGCTGGCCATCACCCTGACGCCGTTCACCGCGGCGCCCGCCGCGACCGCGGCCGAGCCGTTCCCGCAGTTCGTGTACGAGGGGGTGATCACCGACAAGGAGCAGATGATCTACAACCCCACCGACGAGTTCATCTTCCCGAGCATCTTCCATGCCGGGGCGTACCTCGACGACCCGCTCGGCGAGTGGTACCTCTACCTGGCCCCGCACGATGCCCCCGCCGGCATCATGCTGATGTACGCCGACTCCCTCGACGGCCCGTGGACCGAGTACGAGGCGAACCCGATCATCGCGAGCGACTGGGCGCCGTACTACGACGTCTCCCACGTCTCCTCGCCCGACGCCATCTGGAACGACGAGGCCGGCGAGCTTTTCCTGTACTTCCACGGCGAGAACTCTGTCTCGCGGTACGCGACCTCGAGCGACGGGATCCACTTCGACTACGGCGACGTCGTCGTGTCGAACGCGATGGGCGGGGCGGGGGTCACCGAGACGAGCTACGCCCGTGTCTTCGAGCACCCCGACCCCGGTTCGGGCTACCGGTACGGCATGTTCTACATGGCGAACTTCACCGACAACCACCGGCGTATCAAGCTCGCCGAGTCGGTCGACGGCATCACCTGGGTCGTGCGCCCCGGCACCGTCGTCGAGCCAGGCACCGGCGACGGCGGCAACGTGTCGGGCGGCAACCTCTGGGAGTGGGGCGGGCAGCTGTACGTGATCTACCACAACTCCACGGGCAACACGATGGCCCGCACGATCGACCCGACGCTCACGCAGGTCGGCCCGGCGCAGATCCTGCACCGATCGAGCGGCGTCGGCAACGACGTCGGACGCGTCGCAGCGCCCGAGATCGTCACCGAGGGCGATGACACCTACCTGTTCTACGAGTCCGGCGACCGGCTCGGTGCGACGATCGCGTACGCGAAGGCCGACCCCGACGCGGAGCCTCCCGTGCAGCCCGAGCCCGTCTCGTGGCCGAGCGATCCCGCCGACCCGGTGTTCGAACACTGCGCGGCCGAGGGCTCCGACGAGTTCGACGGCACGGCGCTGTCCGATAACTGGGATCGCGTCGTGCGCGAGGGTTCCGCGCGCCACGCGGTCGCCGACGGCGCACTGACGATCCCGGCGTACAGCGGCGGCGTCGCCGCGGCATCCCTCGCCCAGCAGGAGATCCCCGCCGGCCCGTGGCAGCTCACCACGAAGGTGCATATCGACGTCTCGCAGCGCTTCCAGCAGGCGGGCCTGCTGCTCTACGCGTCGGACACCGTGTACGGCAAGTTCGACCTCGGCCAGGCCACGACCGGCAAGACGCTCGAGGTGGTGCGCTACCTCAACGGCAACAACCGGCAGGACAGTGCCGCACCGGCGGTCCGCGAGGCGGACACCGTGTGGCTGCGGCTCACGAGCGACGGGCTCTCGATCCAGCCGAGCGTGTCGTACGACGGCGCCGCGTTCAGCGACTACGGTCGCTCGTTCTCGATGACCGAGACGGCGTTCACGCACGTCGGGCCGTACGCCTTCCGCGGCACGTCGGGCGCCGAGGAGATCGATGCGACGTTCGAGTGGTTCCGCTGGTCGCCGCGGCCGGAGGCCTACGCGGCGTGCGTGGCCGCCGGGGCCCCCGCGCCGGGCGTGCTCAGCTCGACGAGCGGGTGGGCGACCGGCCTGCGCAACGGCGACTTCGAGGTGCGCCTGAACCTCTGGTGGGGCACGAACGCCGACATCCTGCGCCTCTACGAGGACGACGCGCTCATCGCCACCGTGCCCCTCGAGTCGGCGAGTCCCTCCGCGCAGTCGGCGGCGGTGCCCGTCACGGGTCGCGTCGACGGCACGTACTCGTATCGCGCCGAGCTCGAGAACGCCTACGGCGTGACCGAGGTCGCGCCGATCACGATCGAGGTGACGGATGCCGCGCCCGCGCGTCCGGTGCTGCGCAACGTGGATTGGGACGCCGACGGCGACCTGACCCTCGAGGCGAACCTCTGGTGGGGCACGAACGCGTCGTCGTGGGAGCTCCTGCAGGACGGGACCTCCGTCGCCATCGGGACCCTCACCCCCTCGACGCCGGCAGCCCAGCGTGTCGAGATCCCGATCGAGGGCCTCGAGCCCGGCACGCACACGTTCGAGATCGTGTTCTCGAACCCAGGCGGATCGACGACGTCGAAGCCGGTGACGGTGACCGTGAAGGGCTGA
- a CDS encoding LacI family DNA-binding transcriptional regulator codes for MTTSQTPPRRITQRRIAELAGVSQATVSLVLNDKADGDARIPEETRERVLKVLRETGYVADPAARRLAGVGNKILGVFTYEPAFPTESQDFYAPLLSGIEQAAENLGCDLLLFTSAPVVNGTRRLLHEHNRLRLADGCLLLGVEMDHAELERLVADGFPFVAVGRRDVEGVPYVAIDYTSGTARLVGEAWELGHRRFAFLHVDSRGESVLDRRAGVLDELARRGGDAAVADLVAIPSLGDDLERDWAAIRSSGATVVVVETAEWAERLHGFAERDGVDVPRDLGMIVLSEPGRAGGRVEFTRLSPPRTELAAAATSLLARMLDPDDEVGEAELRQTLPCPTLEGTTLVAPAASGTPAASVAPAAPEASA; via the coding sequence ATGACGACTTCCCAGACACCGCCGCGACGCATCACGCAGCGCCGCATCGCCGAGCTCGCCGGCGTGAGCCAGGCCACCGTCTCGCTCGTGCTCAACGACAAGGCCGACGGCGACGCGCGCATCCCCGAGGAGACCCGCGAGCGGGTGCTCAAGGTGCTGCGCGAGACCGGCTACGTGGCCGACCCCGCAGCCCGTCGCCTCGCCGGCGTGGGCAACAAGATCCTCGGGGTCTTCACGTACGAGCCGGCGTTCCCGACCGAGAGCCAGGACTTCTACGCGCCGCTGCTCAGCGGCATCGAGCAGGCCGCCGAGAACCTCGGCTGCGACCTCCTGCTCTTCACCAGCGCACCCGTCGTGAACGGCACGCGTCGCCTCCTGCACGAGCACAACCGGCTGCGCCTCGCCGACGGATGTCTCCTGCTCGGCGTCGAGATGGACCACGCCGAGCTCGAGCGGCTCGTCGCCGACGGCTTCCCGTTCGTCGCCGTCGGTCGCCGCGACGTCGAGGGCGTTCCCTACGTCGCCATCGACTACACGAGCGGCACGGCCCGCCTCGTCGGGGAAGCCTGGGAGCTCGGGCACCGGCGCTTCGCCTTCCTGCACGTCGACAGCCGCGGCGAATCGGTGCTCGACCGCCGCGCCGGAGTGCTCGACGAGCTCGCCCGACGGGGCGGCGACGCCGCGGTCGCCGACCTCGTCGCGATCCCGTCGCTCGGCGACGACCTCGAGCGCGACTGGGCGGCGATCCGTTCATCGGGAGCCACGGTCGTCGTGGTCGAGACCGCCGAGTGGGCCGAGCGCCTGCACGGGTTCGCCGAGCGCGACGGCGTCGACGTGCCCCGCGACCTCGGCATGATCGTGCTCTCCGAGCCCGGCCGGGCCGGCGGCCGCGTCGAGTTCACCCGTCTCAGCCCGCCGCGCACCGAGCTCGCGGCCGCCGCGACGAGCCTGCTCGCCCGCATGCTCGATCCCGACGACGAGGTCGGCGAGGCCGAACTCCGCCAGACGCTGCCCTGCCCGACGCTCGAGGGGACGACGCTCGTCGCGCCCGCGGCATCCGGAACCCCCGCGGCATCCGTCGCGCCCGCGGCACCGGAGGCATCCGCATGA
- a CDS encoding FAD-dependent oxidoreductase, which translates to MTTRTTSAELRAEVLIAGGGLGGVAAALGVLEAGRSVVLTEEYRWLGGQLTSQAVPMDEHTWVETFGVTARYRELRDRIRDYYRRNYPLTDAARNDPHLNPGAGLVGRVCAEPLVGVAAIEEMLAPYRATGRLTILQPAVPVVASVDRDRVESVTFRSLDDGRETTVVAEYVIDATELGDLLPLTGAEYVTGFESRHDTGEPSAPDEAQPDNQQAFSWCFVVDHVDGDHTIDRPVEYDAWRTAQPAYWGAPMISLTGPDPRSLEITTRTFTPNAGLDAEAAGERVADQREDAGDRELWTFRRIIARHNFEPGAYPSDVVLVNWPMIDHIGGPIVDVPGAVRAQREASARQQSLSMLYWLQTEAPRPDGGTGFAGLRLRSDLTQGPDGLAMAPYIRESRRILAETTVTELDLSIAVSGDAGPATFDDSVGVGMYRIDLHPSTGGDNYLDLPSRPFEIPLGALIPRRLENLLPAGKNVGTTHITNGAFRLHPVEWNIGEAAGRLAAFCLDRASRPRAIRTSPELLAEFQALLTKRGAELHWPAGVSGY; encoded by the coding sequence ATGACCACCAGAACCACCTCGGCCGAACTGCGCGCCGAGGTCCTCATCGCCGGCGGCGGCCTGGGCGGGGTCGCCGCCGCGCTCGGGGTGCTCGAGGCCGGCCGGTCGGTCGTGCTCACCGAGGAGTACCGCTGGCTCGGCGGCCAGCTCACGAGCCAGGCCGTGCCGATGGACGAGCACACCTGGGTCGAGACCTTCGGCGTGACCGCCAGGTACCGCGAACTGCGCGACCGCATCCGCGACTACTACCGCCGCAACTACCCGCTGACGGATGCCGCGCGGAACGACCCGCACCTCAATCCCGGCGCCGGGCTGGTCGGCCGCGTCTGCGCCGAGCCGCTCGTGGGCGTCGCCGCCATCGAGGAGATGCTCGCCCCATATCGGGCGACGGGCCGACTCACGATCCTGCAGCCCGCGGTGCCCGTCGTGGCATCCGTCGATCGCGATCGCGTCGAGTCCGTGACCTTCCGCAGCCTCGACGACGGACGCGAGACGACCGTCGTCGCGGAGTACGTCATCGACGCCACCGAGCTCGGCGACCTGCTGCCGCTCACGGGCGCCGAGTACGTCACGGGATTCGAGTCGCGGCACGACACGGGGGAGCCGAGCGCGCCCGACGAGGCGCAGCCCGACAACCAGCAGGCGTTCAGCTGGTGCTTCGTCGTCGACCACGTCGACGGCGACCACACGATCGACCGCCCGGTCGAGTACGACGCCTGGCGCACCGCGCAGCCCGCCTACTGGGGCGCGCCGATGATCTCGCTCACCGGCCCCGACCCCCGCAGCCTCGAGATCACGACCCGCACGTTCACGCCGAACGCCGGCCTCGACGCCGAGGCCGCCGGCGAACGCGTCGCCGACCAGCGCGAAGACGCGGGCGACCGCGAGCTCTGGACGTTCCGGCGCATCATCGCCCGCCACAACTTCGAGCCCGGCGCGTACCCGAGCGACGTCGTGCTCGTGAACTGGCCCATGATCGACCACATCGGCGGTCCGATCGTCGACGTGCCCGGGGCCGTGCGCGCGCAGCGCGAGGCATCCGCGCGCCAGCAGTCGCTCTCGATGCTCTACTGGCTGCAGACCGAGGCGCCGAGGCCCGACGGCGGCACGGGGTTCGCGGGCCTCCGCCTGCGCTCGGACCTCACGCAGGGGCCCGACGGGCTCGCGATGGCGCCCTACATCCGCGAGTCGCGGCGCATCCTCGCCGAGACCACGGTCACCGAGCTCGACCTCTCGATCGCGGTGAGCGGCGACGCCGGCCCCGCGACCTTCGACGACAGCGTCGGCGTCGGCATGTACCGCATCGACCTGCACCCCAGCACCGGCGGCGACAACTACCTCGACCTGCCCTCCCGCCCCTTCGAGATCCCCCTCGGAGCCCTGATCCCCCGCAGGCTGGAGAACCTCCTGCCCGCGGGCAAGAACGTCGGTACCACCCACATCACCAACGGCGCCTTCCGGCTGCACCCGGTGGAGTGGAACATCGGCGAAGCAGCGGGCCGCCTCGCGGCCTTCTGCCTCGATCGCGCGTCCCGCCCGCGAGCGATCCGCACCAGTCCGGAACTCCTCGCGGAGTTCCAAGCCCTGCTCACGAAGAGGGGCGCCGAGCTGCATTGGCCAGCCGGCGTCTCCGGATACTAG